In Paenibacillus sonchi, the genomic stretch TTCTGAAGTGCCATATAACCGGTAAGCGCTCGCAAAGGTCCAGAGGATCCGCGCATTCAGCACAAGGCTTTTCTCCGCGTCCGCTATGACATTCATCTGGTTGTCAATCTCACCGGCAAAGCCGCCATGCGCTTCGTCCAGTGTGTGCTCCATCCAAAAGCCCAGGATATTACCCTTCAGCTCATTCTCCAGCTGTCTCCGCCATTCCTCAGTTGAAATTTTCATTTTGCTTGTTCACTCCTTTATATTACTTCTGAGTCTTGGAGCTGTAGTACTCTTTAATGATATGTGCTGCGGATTTGCCATACATGCAGTAATCATCATTCTCCGCAGCCTCTTCAAGCGGGTAGAGCTGTGCCGGCCAATCCCAGAGCATGAAGCCCTGGACCCATTCCCGGCGCTCACAGCTGTGGAACATCGCCTCGTAATAGCGTTTCTGTTCGTCCTCGCTCGGTTCGCCTTTCAGGGACCAGTCATTCGGAATTGCGGCACTGCCGGTCCGGCTCGGACAGCCGGCTTCCATGAAGAAGAAGGGCTTATTATGCTGCTTCACTACAGCCTCAATCCGGTCAAGCTGTGCCTCCCAATCCTGCCCGGGGTAGTAGCCGCTGGAGGAAATGACATCAAGGGCATCCCACCAGGTCACATTGTCCTCTTGATACTTGTCGCAATTATAGGTAAGAATTCCGTGGTACACCTTGCGGACTTCAGCAATCAAGGCCCGCCACTGCGCGGCGCGTCTGTCGGACATGACCAGTTCGCAGCCGATGCAGAACATTTCGCAACCGCTTTCTTCGGCAATCGCGGCAAAATGCAGAATAAAAGCAGTGTAGGAGCTGAACCAATCCGACCATTTGGGCTCGCACGGAACATCTTTGTCGAAGAAGTTGATGT encodes the following:
- a CDS encoding glycoside hydrolase family 113, translating into MSLQNEYVGGVTWGFMGRRGTWANDAAKTSMELMQSVTGANWTAIAFSAIQATPQSTEIPYWEEPTVTDDEVLWAIRTAKSLGLKVCLKPIVNCADGTWRAHINFFDKDVPCEPKWSDWFSSYTAFILHFAAIAEESGCEMFCIGCELVMSDRRAAQWRALIAEVRKVYHGILTYNCDKYQEDNVTWWDALDVISSSGYYPGQDWEAQLDRIEAVVKQHNKPFFFMEAGCPSRTGSAAIPNDWSLKGEPSEDEQKRYYEAMFHSCERREWVQGFMLWDWPAQLYPLEEAAENDDYCMYGKSAAHIIKEYYSSKTQK